Within the Nicotiana tabacum cultivar K326 chromosome 11, ASM71507v2, whole genome shotgun sequence genome, the region atgcgaggctcgcatttgcaaagaatgcatcgcatttgcgagcaatgGGCAGAGAGGGACAGCTTCGCAACTACGAAGCTTTGATCGTAATTATGATCCtggttgttcgcatttgcgaaccaggggtcgcatttgcgacaatagCAGGCCCAGGTAAATCGTCGCATTTACGAAGAgaagttcgcatttgcggggttcgcatttgcgatgtgggtatcgcaaatgcgatacctgcaGCTGAACAAATAGTTGGaaaacgggatttttcattcattcttcaatttttcaaaacctaaaacataagaggcgattttctaaagacttttccttccccaaatcataagtaagtgattcttaactagtttctttcaatctttcacctctttttacaagatttcaacttagaatctaagattttcatggtgaaattggggatttttgggtagaagctagggatttcgaaatttgaggatttagaccttaaattgaggtcagattccaaaaccaattatgtATCCTGGCTCAGGGATAATGGATAATCAAATTTTGgttcgaatttcgggtttggaccaagcggacccgggtattgacttttgttgacttttttaaaaaTGGCCTAAGTTGAATACCTTGCAATCaggggtagttcctaaggcttagattgaattgtttggttggtaatttgctagattctattggtccgGAGGCTTGTGTGAAGAGGAAAgcggtgattgagctttgagttggccgttggagcgaggtaagtgttgtgtctaactttgactcgagggattaggaaTCCTTGACTTAATTGCTATATGAAAATCCATGTGAGTGGCGTATAGGTGAGATGATgtgtacctatgcgccgccaatttatctgtttGTCTGTTTTCTTCCCATTCTTATTATATTGTCTTCCCTGCCTTAACTGTCACATGCTTTACTGGTATTTCCAtgtttaattgctacttgtcaaatattattttttgttgttgaaGGTATTAGATATCCCGTAGTTCATTGTCTTAGATTATTGGGTTAAGCTGGTTTATCGGTGTTTTATGATATATTTTGGATTGGTTTCGCTGAGTAGTATTATTTGTGTGAAGTTTCATACTGTACAAACTTTCCGTTTGCTTTGGTTTGAGGTTTAaatattttggagagttttgaattaaattgtgaaatatcTGTTCTAATTGTATaattggtactgatatggtgggatcgggttgcatgccgcaatatgAGGAATAAGGATGACATATTGAGGAGAAATAAGGATGAAACGCTATTATATAGTGAGATCGGGTTGTGTGCCGCAACATGAGGAATAAGGGtaatatattgaggaggaataagggtgaaatgctattgtacggtgggatcgggttgcacgcctcaacaggAGAAATAAGGATAGATTGAtatggagtaataagggtgaatatttACATGgatattgatatatggtgggatcgggatgcgcggCGCATCAATTTAAGTGTTTATGTATCTTTTTTCTACTTAAAGATTAGTTATAGCTGGATATTGATAAGACACTTGAGTGCTATATTCATTCCTTGCAAGTTACTGTTTCATTTTGTTACGTTCTTCTTGCTGCTTTTATTATACACTGTATGCATGTTATGTTGTAATTGCCCcaccgtagcctcgtcactacctcgtcgagattaggctcggcacttaccaatacatggggttggttgtactgatactgcattctgcactttttgtgcagatttcggagcagGTAGTGGTTGATTGAGAGGTTGGCTTCAGGTTACACAGTTTGAAGACCAAGGTAGTCCTGTTTgcatccgcaggccctggtgTCCCCTTCTACATCTCTACGTTACTAGTTTTTTCATTATTTCCAAAACAGTTGTAATTTCTTTCAGACTGATATTTGTAGAAAATCATAGtgtgttcgtggattgtgacaccggattctaggTAGTTATGGTAATAGTATACGAACAAAGAGGTTGTTTACTTACTTCCGCAATTATTTCTACTTGTTTTAGCTTGTTTACTCTTAATCATTGAAACGTAAAGGAAATTGATTAATAATACTCTAACATTGGCTGGTCTAGCAAGTGTGATGTTAGATGTCATTACGGTCCCAATGGTGggaattccggatcgtgacagAAATTgagtataaaattattttttgaagtttttatgAAAAAGCTGTAGAACCTAATTATCTCAAAAATTTTGCCAGCTGTTTGTAACTAGTACACGTCACCAAAAAAATATGAATTCTTCTGTGTAGTTTTGTTTATTTGGGAGAGTTCCATAGTAATCAACCCTATCACAATCCAAttaaattattagacgtattgaCAAATAACAATGATGCTTCTTGAAGTTACGTGAAATGCtcttgggagaaattcaaaaataaccagatttacaacttgtcgttcaaaaatagctcagtttcaaaagtaattgaaatttagccattttttatgtaaaaataaatctgagcaaaaacactgttcaaaactcgaaaaatacgccagtatattatactggagttccagcataagtatgcttgaactccagcatattatattggagttccaggataagtatgttggaacttcagcataatatgatggagttccaacataagtacactagaactccatcataatatactggagttccagcaagtaaaattgtccagtataatatactggagtttggagcatcggtgctccagtctccagtatattatactggagttagCAAAGTATActgatccagcataatatgctggagttcatacacagatgcACCGAACTACAGTaaattatgctggaccggtctctgttacagcaaaatagtggctattttacATTGATTTCGTaaatgctgactatttttgaatgaccagtccgaaaactgactatacCATACTATTTTTACAATGCTTTGGGTGTCCGGCGGTTCGAATTTGGGTTAGTCTGGACAACtaataaagaattttttttttattcttttagaagttataaatatttaaatcagtGAAATGGAGAAATTTACAATAGGGAGCTGGGTGGTCAAGTCAGTAAATTTATATTATCTTATTGTTAAACTAAGAAAAAACAAAGGAGGAAATGATCAAGGAAGGCGAGAAGTTCTTTAGTGTACACTGTACTTAATTAGCTTGTTTATTAAACCTTTTTAATGCAGATCGTCGTTGATGAAAAATGTGATACCAACCAAATAAACCAGAAAACCAGAATAAACCAAATACGCACAAACACAAAATACTACTAGTTAGCTCCCATTTTGCCATATTTTGAatgcttttttcttttcaaatttattttgaaacacTGTTTGTTTATGGAATATGATTAttaggttttgaaaaaaaattgttttttttttaatttcccaaaAATTGGTTTAGGGTAGCTCTTTGGTGAATTTTTTTCCTCGATTATAAAACTTCAATTTTCAATTGAATAAAATGCATGttcaaacacaacttcaactttcaatttttttttaaataaaatccatgttcaaacacaacttcaactttcaattttttttttcaacacaacttcaaaaattcttttttcaagtttccaccaaatctatgtccaaatgCTAGCTAAATATTTTGCACCAACAAAATTCATTGtctgtccttaaggaatttaatattccTCATAGTATCTAAGGTGTTAGATTATTTtctacaagatagaatggaatTCACTTTTATTGGAATAGCGATACTCCAAATTCCAGCAAACATTGGACTCCAACGCATGAACAAATCACACATTGACTCTGtattttgtttgaaaaataatgcAGAGAGTTTGAAATTCGTTTATGAAATATGAGATCAGGTCTCTGTATTTATAGTCAACGATTCGGTGAATTAAAAGGCGCAATTCAAACCAGGTGCCTTTTAAAGAAAAATCATGTGCCTTACCTAGTGCCTTTTCGGGAAAAATCAGGTGACTTTTATAGAAAATATTACTTACAAAATGAGCGACAACGCAAAGCTTGTCTCCTTCCCAATCTTTTAAGTTGGtttagaattattttttttaatataagacGAACAACTCTCTTCTCTTTATTTCGTAAAAACCTTCATTTCTTATTCACACCTCAAGACCCAACAAAATGATCATTCTCGTCACTATTATACTTCTTATTTTAGTAACTAAACAATGCAAGACAATTTGCAGAATGAATGTGGGCTTTACTTGAACAGTTTAAAAAGTTATTGATTTTCccgaaaagaaaaattgaaaggacaaagactatattataatattttagAGCTTTCAGTTCCAAACGAGATGTGTCTATACTTTATATATATCCAAAATAATTTTAAGCATTTCACCTACCATGTTTTAAAGAGAAAATACGTAAGTTACCCATCAAACTTCTCTGGAAAAATTATTAACACATCTTAACTTTACGGGCAATCTATGTCCCCCTTATTTTTGTTTGAGGTGAATTTAATATCACTCTAAATGGTGACGTGGCAAAGGCAGTAGTTTCACTCTCCCAAACTCGCGTATAAGAGGAAAAGGATTAAAAATAGATATATTTTTACCGTGTGcgtccctttttttttttacttcttcttttcttattttttttgtctttttattttctctctctaccttttcttcttcttgtcaGTATTTCCTTTTTCCCATCCAAGATACTACTGTATCTCCATTTTCCGTCATTGTATCTGCCTCCAACCctctactttttttcttttttcttctttttctcttttactttACCAGAGTAGAGATACTCTCCACTACCTTTTAGCAATAGCAATACCACGTGCACTTTCCACATATATAATATATTTCGTTAAGGTGAATTGAATAATAATGTAATTTGgcctgtttggacataaattttgcCGAAGCTTGAGGGATTTTGGCTGACTGAAAAGTTTGAGATTTGCCGGCTTCATTTTTTCGACAAGGAATTTTTTCCTACTTTTTAAAGCTGAAAGTATTGGATCTTCCATGGTGATGTAGGTGGTGATGAAGATAACACGGAAAATAAGAGTTCAAAAAAAAGTAACGAAATAAGTGGGGGGGAAATAAAGGAGCTTTTGACACGTGGTGCACGTGTACTATACATCCCACCACAAGACTGACTATGTGTTACCAATGGGATATTAAATTCACCCCAAATAAAAATAGGGGGACATAGATCGCCCCTAAAGTTAAGGTATCAAATGATTTTTCCGAACAAGTTTGATGggcattttttatattttctcttttttaaattaattattctatGCCAAACTTTTGGTAGGTCACCACACCTTTGAGCATCGCCATCAATATTTCAACACTTGCAAGATAAAGTTATCAAAAAGCTAAACACTTAGGGTGTGCTCGGTataacgaaaaatatttttcatgaaaaatgttttccatgaaaatattttcttggaaaataagtactagtaatcttattcatttttcggtgttcgtacgcaaattaaggaaaataatttctcaaaagtattcataaataattttgatataataaacatgaagccataaactttcaaacaaACAACCTTTCGActccacaaatttcataaactttcgaaatCGGGAAATTTTGAACccataaactttataatttctaaactcgTAAACTTCCAatcacataaacctccgaactcataacttcgaaacttgtaaaattttgaacctttaaaccgataaataaaaaaactaaactgaaaaatatatttaaaaaatatttttttcggtCAGGGCGGGgggcagaaaaacaaaaaaataaaaatttaaaattacaaaaaaaaaattgaggagGGAGGGGGGCAGGTGAGGGGTGGGGAtaggggtgggtggtgcagaaaaacgaaaaaacagaaatttgaaattacaaaaaacaaaaaacagaaaTTGGAAtttgtaccaaacacacccataattgcttttcttttcccttttttttaaattaccatttttagttaattttacCCACATTCGAGTAGGACAAAAAGAATATTACTTAGAGAATTAAATGATCAATAACAAATACTACTGTAACATACACGATGACACTCGCATTTTATTCAAAAAATTCAGAAAGTGTTCATATATTATAACTTTGATGAAAGAGATACTAGATACTTCAAATTGGTAAATTCGGATTGTAAAACTAATAATTTTTCGACATTATCCACCATATTGATGCAATTATTAGAATTAAcgaattcttttcttcttccccccaaaaaaaagagagagataaaTAATGCCCTCTGATATTTCCAACCATATGAACCAAATCACTTCTAGTCAATTATAGAAATTTTTTGCTCTCTATAGTTTATTCTCAGGTTAATTTTTCTACATTTTTATGTACAAAAACTACAAGAAGATACACTAATTTCCTGATTTACAAAAATCTACGTATATAATTACCATGTAATGCGGATAACAAGAAAATCAGCTCCTCATCACTTCCTTCATACTCCGACTGCTGATTCCGGTGCTGCCGGAACTTTACCACGATTTCCTCCGGCAAGACCTTGTTCCGGCAGAGTGGACATGTGGCAGAATCCTGTTGGAGCCACGTGTCTAAACAATCCTTGTGGAATATGTGCTTGCATTTTAGCTTCCTTACTTCTTCGCCCTCCTCAAATGGGGATAAACAAACCGCACAGGACTCTGAGAAACCGGCCGGTTTAATTGCCGTAGTCTTGAACCGGGTAACCGGGTTTTTTTCTTCGATGAGCTTGAGGTATTGCTTGGTAGTGATCGGCCGGTCGCCGGAGTCGTAGATTGTGTCGGTGATGGAACGTACGCAGATGACAAGCTCGAGAATTAGAATGGTGAAGAAGACTAAGGTCATAGTGTAGAGATGAGCTAAAAGTTGAGAAACAGCAGccattgtgtgtgtgtgtgtgttttgggtTAAAGAAAGGACTTTTGAGTATAGTTAGGTTGCCCCAAGTTGCATCCTTCGATCTATTTATAATTGCGACTTTTCAAGGGTCGACAAAAATAGAAGGTCTTGGAAACAAATGCAATTATTTCGTTCCACTAGATTACTGCATACGGTGTATTTGTTCTGTTTCAATATAAATAAGATAGTTTGACTTGATACGGAATTtaagattttttaaatttatagacTTAAAAGTTTAAGAGGTAAAGCTTTGTGAGGCCATGACATTTGAatggttataaaagcttttcatttTAGGTAAAATGgcaaaataaagagtttaaagttgaattattttcaattgtAGAAATGTATCGTTCTTTTTGAACGAACTAATAAAGAAAATATGTCATCTAATTGATAAATTCAGAGTATATAACTTGTTACGTGTAGCTCTAGAAGCTAATAAAtcctctctctttttattttttatatttgagAGCCATTTTGTAATATCCGACATTTTATGAGTGAATTTTTaagtaatttattttaattaaagttATTAATTTTAACGGGTTACATATCGAAACGGGTATTGATTAtatttgtataatatatatattgtacTAATATACAATTATTctctaaaaaataattatataggTAGAGTATgaagtaaaaaataataataataataataattattattattattattattatttagttGATTGAATTTTATACTAAACAAAACTAGGTGATATAGATTCATTATTTAGTTAACGGGCCAAGCCCATATTATACATTTAAGAGGCAGGTTATCTAAGAGCGTAACCCAACATATATTGTTTATCTACTATGCTTAATAAGGGATTTGCGAAAACGGGAACCAATGACGGCACTCTTCACATGGAGATTAAGATGCCAATTGATTTGGCTTTTGCACCTATTCATTCTTCTAAGTGATCTTTGGGAAAGAAACAGTTTTAGCTACAAAGAATTATATAGGCAAAAGAAATTCTAAGAGGCATCAATTTTTGCTATAACTTTGATAACTACAAGTTACAGGTGTCAAAGATATTTCTTTACCTTTTGAATTACTACCCATGAATCATGAGTTATTCATAaagataaattatatataaagtATCTATTTAGATTGTGATATTATGATATGGTTTTACCTTTACGTTCATAGTTTAAAGCATAGAGTGTTGAAGTTTAGCTTTAAGCCTGAAAGTTAAGTATATTGAGATTTGACCCCGACTAGCATCATTGATATCGTTAATTTATATTTTGGATAGATTGAGACCATTGAACGCTGTTTGGTTGGTTGGTTGAACGTTGCAAGAATGGGGAACTTTTCATTAGcgaggtaagtgagactttaaACTTTAATGCTTGCTTTTCCAACATTTGTTTTGAAAATATGTTTTGTCTGCTTGATCCATGTGTTGGGACGAACGTGCGCTTGGCAGAATCGGTGGTCGTTGACCAGCCGCAAATATATACTATTTTGTAAAAagctaaaattatttaataagtgaTTTGTGGTGTAGTGTGATATGGCGTAGCCTCGTGCTATGGCGTTGGAGTGTTACAAATTATTTCTTCGATGCATTGTGTATGTCGCTGTaatagatttggggcattgtgtatgctgtCATTATATATTTGGGCCATTGTGTATGCCGTTGTTATaaatttggggcattgtgtatgccgccgttataaatttggggcattgtgtatgccgccgtGGTAGATTTGGGGCACTGTGTATGCTACCGTGGACTTGTTGGGGTGTTTGATTAATTTTCTGCACTACCGTTAATGGCAAGTCCTTAGTGTAGAATGTGTTGAGATATATAAAGTATTATTGTTGATTAATTGTTTGGACCTTTTAGCGTAATTATACGGTGAAAGATTTCTGTGCTTGGtgtgtgtttgtattttctaacacttgttccagAGGTATTTAAAGTGGCGGGTCGAGGATCTTATTGGAttatatttacgtataactcaCTTCTTACCTGCATCTCTATGCAGATATCGTTGCGGGAGATAAAGGTAGTGGCTGACGAGTTCGCTAGAGTGAATCTAGTTACTGAGATGAGCCACCGCATTGTTCGTGGAGGCTGCcaaaagagtttttttttttacatttactCACATGATgttgtgataacccaaaaggtcatcacttgttgtagaaataaattatgtgttccgaggccttaaaacctctttctgtcttaccttaatttgcgtgcgcagtccgggcgcgtaacCGGAAAGCCActttgtgaaaatctgtgaaaaatgatgaattttgcttttaaaatgaatttaggttgacttcggtcaacattttgggtaaacggatccggacccgtcatttgacggtcccggagggtccgtaggaaaatatgggacttgggtgtatgtccggaatagaattccgaggtcacaagcccgagaaatgaatttgtgAAGAAAATTGTTGAACTAAAAATTCTAGAgttttttggaaatttgaatgtgttgaatttgatggtatcggccccgtattttggttccggagcccggtacaagtcttatatataatttaagttgagcctgtaaaatttggtaagaaacggaggtcatatgacgtgattcggaaccttagttgtaaaatttaaaactttgaaagttcttaagattttctttgattttgatgctaaattcatagttattgacgttattttgatgatttgatcgcgagcaagtccgtatgatgtttttggacttgcgtgcatgtttggtttggagccctaagggctcgggtgagttttggataggccacagagtaaaatttggacttaggaaattgctggtatgttgcaggtctgcaagcttcgcaattgcgaagcctgctcgcaaatgcgaagattgatcgcaaatgcgaagatggcCTGGGCAGGCCTTGATCGCAAATACGAccatttgatcgcaaatgcgaaaggggccagagtcgcaaatgcgattgtttctttgcaaatgcgaagcttagTGTATTTTCctagtgtcgcaattgcgaggatcgcaaat harbors:
- the LOC107786351 gene encoding uncharacterized protein LOC107786351; this translates as MAAVSQLLAHLYTMTLVFFTILILELVICVRSITDTIYDSGDRPITTKQYLKLIEEKNPVTRFKTTAIKPAGFSESCAVCLSPFEEGEEVRKLKCKHIFHKDCLDTWLQQDSATCPLCRNKVLPEEIVVKFRQHRNQQSEYEGSDEELIFLLSALHGNYIRRFL